Sequence from the Streptomyces sp. R33 genome:
GGCGCGGGCGGCGCGAAGGCGTCGACGGGCGCGGGTGCGGGCGCGGGCTGCGGCGCGGGGGCCGGCACGGGCGCGGGCTGCGGCGCGGGGGCCGGCACGGGCTCGGGCTGCGGTTCGGGCGTGGGAGCCGGCACGGGCTGGGGCTGCGGTTCGGGCGTCGGCTCGGGCGCGGGCGCCGGCTCGGGCCGGGCTTCGGGTTCCGGCGTCGGCGCGGGCTCCGGGGCCGGTTCCGGCGTCGGCTCCGGCTCCGGCACCGGGGACTTCTGGAGCGACAGCGGCAGCGGCTGCGCCGGCTCGGGCGCGGAGGGCGCCGGGGCCGGCTCCGGTATGGGCGTGCCCGCGGGCTCCGTCGGCGGACCGGACGGGCTGCTGGGCGGGTTCGGGGGCGTGCTCATACCTGGCGGAAGTCCTCACGGGGGTGGCGTGCGCGGTGATCACCAAGCCTGCCATGCGCTCCGTAGAGCTCCAAGAGGGTTTGGGCCCCCGGCCCGCAGGCCGGGAGCCGCACCCCGCGCAGGGGCTACCGCCGGTACCCCAGCACCGTCATCATCCCGGCCTCCGCGTGGTACACGTTGTGGCAATGCACCATCCACAGCCCGGGGTTGTCGGCGTCGAAGTCGACCGTCAGCGTCCCTCCCCCAGACTTCGTCCGGGAGGTACCCCCAGGCAGGATCAGCGCGGTGTCCTTGCGTGCGCCGCCCCGGCCGCCGCCGAGCGCGAAGGTGTGCCCGTGCAGGTGCAGCGGGTGCCACATCGTCGTCGAGTTGTTGAACTCCAGCCGGACCCGCTCGCCGGCCTTCACCGGGTGCCGCTGGTCGGCCGTGTACGGCTTGCCGTCGAAGGCCCAGTCGTACTTCTCCATCCCCCCGGTCAGCTTGATCCCGATCGTGCGGTCCGGCTCGCGCGGCGCGAGTGCTGCGGGCTCCGCGGCGCGCAGCCGGTCCGCCGTCAGCGGCTTCCCGGCCAGCTCGGCGGGCCGGGTCGCGGCGGTGGGCGCCGCCCCCGCCCCCGTGCGCAGCAGGGCGAGCGCGGACGCCGGCCCGCCCTTGCCCTCCTTGCCCTCGGCGAGTGCGGTGAGCGGGAACACCCCGTCCTGCGCGGTGACCAGTACGTCGTACCGCTCGCCCATGCCGAGCAGCAGGGAGCCGGTCTTCGCGTGCTCCACCGGGTAGCCGTCGGTGTGGGTGACCGTCAGTTCGTGGCCGCCGAGGGCGATCCGGAAGGCGGTGTCCCCGCCCGCATTGACGATCCGCAGCCGGATCCGGTCGCCGGGCCTGGCCGTGAAGACCGACGGGTCCTGCGCCGTCCGCCCGTTGACCAGGTAGTGCGGGTACGCGACATCACCCGGGTCCTTGCCGAGGACCTCGCTCTCCCCGCCCATGAGCAGGCGCGAGGGTCCGCCGCCGGGCGGGGTCTGCGGGGCCGCGCCGCCGTGGCCGGCGTGCCCGCCGCCCGACTGCATGTCCATGCCCTTGCGGAGCTCGGCCAGGACCGCGTCGGGGGTGGAGCCGTCGACTCCGTCGACCCAGTCGTCCAGGACCACCACCCACTCCTTGTCGTACGAGAGCGGCTCCTTCGGGTCCTCGACGATGAGCGGGGCGTAGAGGCCGCGGTCCTGCTGGACGCCCGAGTGCGGGTGGAACCAGTACGTCCCCGGGTTCGGGACGGCGAACCGGTACGTGAAGGACCCGCCCGGCGCGATGTCCCGCTGGGTCAGGCCCGGGACCCCGTCCATGTCGTTGCGCAGGGCGAGGCCGTGCCAGTGCAGGGAGGTGGCCTGCGGGAGGTCGTTGGCCAGGGTCAGGGCGAGGGTGCCGCCCGCGGTGACCCTGACCTCCTGGCCGGGCAGCCGGTCCCCGTACGCCCACGAGCGGACGGTGAGGCCGCCGCCGAGGTCGAGGGGGGTGGCGGTGGCGGTCAGCTTGACCTCGGAGACCGGTCCGGTGGCCTTGCGGGCGGCCTCGGCGGCCTGGACCTCGGGCCCGGCGGGGTCGACGTAACCGCCCGGCGCGGCGGCGGAGGACCCGCCGTGGTTCATGGAGCCGTGGTCCGGGCCGGAGCCGTCGGAGCCGCCGGAGCCGTCGGAACAGGCGGCGAGCAGCGCCGAACCGGCGAGGGCGGCGGAGGCGCCGAGAACGGCGCGGCGGGTGGGGCGGGCAGGACGGCTGGGAAGAGAGCGCATGGGAGCACCTCGTGGTGTGGTCGTACGAGCGGATGGGCGCCGTCTGCTGCCGCCGCTCGGGCCCTGCACGCGGGGCGCGTGCGCGGGCATGCAGGGGCGGCAGCCGGCCCGTTGCTATACGCGCAGTACCGCCAGCCGGGTCAGGAGTTCGTGGGGCGACGGCGGGTCGGGTCCGCCGGACCGGCGCGGCCCGCGGGCCGCGCCCCCGAGCGGCGCGGCGTCGCGGAGGCCGGCCGGTCCGGCGCCCAGGATCAGCAGGGTGAGTCCGCCCAGTACGGCCAGGCACACCGACATGGGGTCCATGCCGGAGCCGGGCGGCGGGGCCTCGACGGCGGACCCCCGGTCGTGGGAGGCGTGCGTCGGGACGGGGGCGGAGACCGTGCCGGGGTCCGTGCCCGTGTCGACGTCCGTGCCGGTGCCGGTGCCGGTGCCGGCGTCCGTGCCCGTGCCCGTGGCCGTGCGCGCGCCCGTGCCCGTCAGGCCGGCCGACGCGTGGCCCGGCGTGTGGTCGGCGCCGCGCCCGGCCGAGGCAACGGCGACGGCCGGAGCCGCGTCCTCCATGGTGTGGG
This genomic interval carries:
- a CDS encoding multicopper oxidase family protein produces the protein MRSLPSRPARPTRRAVLGASAALAGSALLAACSDGSGGSDGSGPDHGSMNHGGSSAAAPGGYVDPAGPEVQAAEAARKATGPVSEVKLTATATPLDLGGGLTVRSWAYGDRLPGQEVRVTAGGTLALTLANDLPQATSLHWHGLALRNDMDGVPGLTQRDIAPGGSFTYRFAVPNPGTYWFHPHSGVQQDRGLYAPLIVEDPKEPLSYDKEWVVVLDDWVDGVDGSTPDAVLAELRKGMDMQSGGGHAGHGGAAPQTPPGGGPSRLLMGGESEVLGKDPGDVAYPHYLVNGRTAQDPSVFTARPGDRIRLRIVNAGGDTAFRIALGGHELTVTHTDGYPVEHAKTGSLLLGMGERYDVLVTAQDGVFPLTALAEGKEGKGGPASALALLRTGAGAAPTAATRPAELAGKPLTADRLRAAEPAALAPREPDRTIGIKLTGGMEKYDWAFDGKPYTADQRHPVKAGERVRLEFNNSTTMWHPLHLHGHTFALGGGRGGARKDTALILPGGTSRTKSGGGTLTVDFDADNPGLWMVHCHNVYHAEAGMMTVLGYRR